In Planktothrix sp. FACHB-1365, the sequence TCTCTTCTTTGAAAGAAAGAAAATGCTGATCTTGCCAAGCTTCCCATGACTAAACGTAAAACCGGGTTAGCTAGTAAGAAAAACAAGAAAGCATCTGCTCGTTTGGGGTTATGTAACCCTAAATTAACGATAAACGTAGCAGTCCCCAGACCACTATAGTATATGAATTTTCTCCGTTTCATAGCGTTAATTATTCTAAAAGATCTTCAAAAAAATAAATTGCTGGGCATCCCGGGTTACCCCACGAGGTAGAACCTATTTTTATACATTGACCTTCTAAACCAATGCTACGAGTATTAGTAACATCTATAATCCACAGAACTTTTTGTCCCGCAGTTAAATCTCTGTATTCATAAAACTGTCCATCTTTGTAGATTGATAACCTACTAACAGAACCTTTACGATAAGTATGATCATCGGGGATACCAATTGCTAAACTTAAAGTTTTAAATCTGGGTGTTTCTCCTGGTGCGGCTAATCTGCACGCTGCTCTGCTCCCATTTTTGTCAAGAGTATATGACTTACCATCATGTGAATAAGTACTGCTCTCTCCAAAATAACCAACTGCTCTGAAGACTTCAAAACCTACAATTAAATCTCGGTTTTGAGCAAAATAATTTGAATCATTTGAAAGTTGACATCCTAGCTCTCCCAAAGAAGTAGTGCCAGGGCGACGAGCTTGAGCATAAACTAAATTTCCTGTATCCAGAAATAGGGTGGCTAAAATCAAACTGGAGAGCCATCCATTAACTAACCTATGTTTAAAAATATTCATAATCATCTCAACTTAGAGAGTCTGGTAATGAGGATAGGAATTCAATAAAATATCATCAAATAAAATTGTGATTTTAGAAATCCTGCAATGTACGATTTAATCGTGAGTTTTGTTACGAATTATTAGGGTAAAGTTCTAAACTGTTCTAAAATGTTTGATTAAGCACTATTATATTTTAGGTTATAATGGCTAGATTCCTGACTACATCGTAACCCTATGACTGTTACAGAGGCTTTACAATTAGCAAATGAGTTAGTCTTTGCTCAAACCGGAAAACATTTAGATGATTTGCAAGAAGAAGTGCTCAAGGGGTTGTGGCAAGGTCAAACTTATAAGAAAATTGCAGAGGAATCTAATCGGAGTGAGAGTCGGGTTAAAGATATTGGTCATAAATTATTACATATTTTATCAGAACAGCTAGGGGAAGATGTTAAAAAATCTAATTTTCGCTCTACTATAGAAAGAACCAAGATAACATCTTCACCCTCGTCACAAATTGTAGAAATTAATCATAATTTTAATTTTTGTTCGCAGAGTTTTCATAATAATACGAAAGAAGTTCTATTAGACAAGCTTTCTAATACTTCCACAGTATTTCACGATTTAACAATAGCTCCTAAAATCACCTATTTTTGCGATCGCAGCACCGAACTGAACACCCTATCCCAGTGGTTAATTGATCAAAATACTCGTCTAATCTCAGTTTTAGGATTAAGCGGTATTGGTAAAACCACTCTAGTTAAACAATTTGTTGACCTGAACTTACAATCCTTTGATATTATTATCTGGAAAAATATTAAACTCTCCCCATCTTTAGATCATATTCTAACTGAAATTTTAACCTCTATTAATCCTGATTCTATTTTAGCTGATAATAAATTAACTCAAATTTTAAATCTTTTTCGGGATCAAAAATGTTTAATTATTCTGGATGACGTACAGGAATTAATGATTAAAGGACAATTCGCTGGACACTATCAAAGTGAATATCGAGATTATCAATCCTTTTTTACAATGATCACTGAAACTGAACACAAAAGCAGTTTAATTTTAATCAGTCAGGAAAAATGCCAAGAAATGATATCTTTAGATCAGGAATTATATCCCGTTCAGTGTTTAGAGTTGGAAGGGTTACAGGATATTAAAATTCTCAGAAACTATGGTTTACTCGATCAGGAGAATTGGTCAAAGCTGATTGAATTGTATGAAGGTAATCCGGCTTATTTAAAAGATATTGTAGATTTAATTAAAAAAATATTTGGCGGTAAACTCTCTGACTTTTTAACAGAAAATAGTTTAATCATAACAGAAAGTATTAAATTTCGTTTAAATCAAATCTTTGAGCGGTTATCTTTAATTGAACAAGAGATTCTCATAGAACTTAGTCAGGATAATCACCCGGTATCCAGAGAACATTTAAGAGAACGTTTATCGTTATCATCAATAGATTTGATTAATGGGTTAGACTCTTTAAACAGACGGTATTTAATCAAAATTATTCAATCTGACCATATTTTATTTAGCGTATCTCCTGTTATCCGAGAATATATTAAAGTTTGCTGTCATCAACAAAACTAATGGGTCAGAAACCGGGTTTCTCAACAAAGTTTGATTTAAGGCGACCAATCTTAATCAGAAACCCGGTTTCTTGAAATTGTGCGATCGCATTCTCTAAGGGGTCAGAAACCGGGTTTCTCAACAAAGTTTGAATTGCTTTTTTACGTGCGATCGCTTTCCCCACGCCCCAGTTAGCTTAACAGGCAAGATGCCTGTTCCACATTCCACAAAAATGCCCCAACCCCCGACACAGCAACAATTCAGTATTTTTTCACGATTTTTATTAGAACCCTGGATAATAGAGGCGGTAAGATGGGTAATACCTGATCTGTTCATCTGGGAGTAGGGAATCGCATGAGTCGGGGAGATGGTCGAAAGCTGAAACTCATGGTCGTCGATGACGAACCAGACAACTTAGATTTGTTGTTTCGGACATTTCGCCGGGACTTCCAAGTGTTCAAGGCCGACAGTGCCCTCAAAGCTCTGCAAATTCTCGACGACGAGGGTGAAATGGCGGTGATTATTTCTGATCAACGGATGCCAGAAATGAACGGAACCGAATTTCTCGGCAAAACCGTTGAACGTTTCCCAGACACCATTCGGATTCTGTTAACTGGATATACGGATGTTGAAGACCTGGTGGAAGCGATTAACTCTGGTCAAGTTTTCAAATACATCACCAAACCTTGGAACCCTGAAGAACTCAAGTCTGTAATTCAACAGGCTTCTGAAACTTACAATTTCTTCAAACAACGAACCAATACTCTGCGGCGCGCTCTGCGTCGGGAATCTCTCTATAACGATGTCGTCAGTGCTCTGCGAGAGTCCCTCGACTACTCCAGTATGCTACAGACGATTGTTCGGACATTGGGAGAAACCTTTAATGCAACAGGCTGCTGTATTCGTTCCGTAGAAGAGGGTAAACTTTCGGTTCAAACCTTTTCTTTTGGCGGAGAAGGAGAGACTGTCCAAAGTTGGTTATCTCAACTGGAAATCCCCATGCAAGGGGTATTAGAAAGTCGAGAAACTCAAATTCAACAAGGGCAAAATCAGCCGAATAACATCAATGAAATTATTTTACCCCTGACCTATCAGCATGACTTACTGGCGGTTTTAGCCTTATATCAAGAAAACAGTTCATCTCCTTGGTCAGAGGATGATATTCAACTGTTGGAGGTGGTTTCCGAACAAGCGTCTTTAGCTTTGTCTCAAGCCAAACTCTATCAACGCACGGTAGAGTTAGCCGAACAAATGCGGAACGAACTCAAAGTTGCCAGTCAAATTCAAAATAATCTTTTGCGTCAAAGTTGGCCAGAGTTTGACACCTTTCGGGTACAAGCTTGTTGTCATCCGGCGCGGGAAGTGGGGGGAGATTTCTTTGAAGTCTTTATTCATCCTCAAGGGGATATTTGGGTGGCCTTGGGAGATGTCTCTGGGAAAGGGGTTCCAGCCGCTTTATTTATGGCGAGTGCGATTTCGGTGATGCGTCGGGAACTGTCTCAGGAAACGTCCCCTGAACCCGATCAAGTCATGCAGAATCTTAATAGTATTTTGTCAGATGATTTAGTCAGTAATAATCACTTTATTACAATGGTTTTGGCTCGTTATACCCCGTCTACGGGGCATCTCGCCTATGCCAATGCTGGACATATTTATCCCTTAGTCTGGTCACATCAAGCCATTAGGGAGGGGGCAAATCGCACTCCTTCATCGGTGCAGGTTGAACCGACGTTTCTCAAGACTCGTGGCATTCCGTTGGGAATTCTGCCTGTCTGGAGAGGCAAAGGAGACAGTTTCACGATTAATCCTGGGGAGGTCTTCTTAGTGACCAGTGATGGTATTACTGAAGCTACAGTGGTGCAGGAAACAACGGATGGTAGCCCCGCCATTCGATCGATGTTGCAACAGGAGGGACTTTGGAAGTTACTCCAACAACAAGAACAGCTAAATTTAGATGGTTTATTAGCGGCTATCCGCGAACATAATCCCGTTCAGGAAGATGATCAAACTATACTCTCTCTGGAGGTTTTGTTGACTGATGAAAACTGAGCTTCAAGTGCCAAGCGATATTAGGTTTTTAACAATTGTTGAAAACTGGTTATTGAGCAGTTTGGAAGTGGAGCTAGGAGAGCACGTAGATTGGCCCCGTCAATCCAATCGGTTTCGCCTCGTCCTCGCAGAAGCTTACTCCAACGTCATCCGTCATGCTCACCGCAATAAACCCGATCTTCCTGTGATGGTTCGTTTAGAATTTAAAGATCGAGATATTTCTTTAGAAATTTGGGATCACGGTACAGGCTATGAAGTGGATAATTATAATCCTCCTAAACCTGAAGATAAACAAGAAAGTGGTTATGGTTGGTTAATTATGAATCGATTAATGGATCGAGTGGATTATTGTTTACAAATTGATGGCCGTAATTGTTTAAAATTAGAAGCCAGTTTACCCGAAAAAGTAACAAAATCTTAAATCAGTTATCAGTTATCAGTTATCAGTTATCAGTAGAGACGTGCCAAAAGCCTTACGGCATGGCTCCGCCAAGGCACGTCTGTACAAGTTATCAGTGAGAAGTTGATCGTTAATCGTCTTTACTGATTACTGATTTTTAATAATTCTGGCGCTGAAGCTAATAGTTTAACAATGACTTCTTCAAGATTTCCTTGTT encodes:
- a CDS encoding NB-ARC domain-containing protein produces the protein MTVTEALQLANELVFAQTGKHLDDLQEEVLKGLWQGQTYKKIAEESNRSESRVKDIGHKLLHILSEQLGEDVKKSNFRSTIERTKITSSPSSQIVEINHNFNFCSQSFHNNTKEVLLDKLSNTSTVFHDLTIAPKITYFCDRSTELNTLSQWLIDQNTRLISVLGLSGIGKTTLVKQFVDLNLQSFDIIIWKNIKLSPSLDHILTEILTSINPDSILADNKLTQILNLFRDQKCLIILDDVQELMIKGQFAGHYQSEYRDYQSFFTMITETEHKSSLILISQEKCQEMISLDQELYPVQCLELEGLQDIKILRNYGLLDQENWSKLIELYEGNPAYLKDIVDLIKKIFGGKLSDFLTENSLIITESIKFRLNQIFERLSLIEQEILIELSQDNHPVSREHLRERLSLSSIDLINGLDSLNRRYLIKIIQSDHILFSVSPVIREYIKVCCHQQN
- a CDS encoding SpoIIE family protein phosphatase, coding for MSRGDGRKLKLMVVDDEPDNLDLLFRTFRRDFQVFKADSALKALQILDDEGEMAVIISDQRMPEMNGTEFLGKTVERFPDTIRILLTGYTDVEDLVEAINSGQVFKYITKPWNPEELKSVIQQASETYNFFKQRTNTLRRALRRESLYNDVVSALRESLDYSSMLQTIVRTLGETFNATGCCIRSVEEGKLSVQTFSFGGEGETVQSWLSQLEIPMQGVLESRETQIQQGQNQPNNINEIILPLTYQHDLLAVLALYQENSSSPWSEDDIQLLEVVSEQASLALSQAKLYQRTVELAEQMRNELKVASQIQNNLLRQSWPEFDTFRVQACCHPAREVGGDFFEVFIHPQGDIWVALGDVSGKGVPAALFMASAISVMRRELSQETSPEPDQVMQNLNSILSDDLVSNNHFITMVLARYTPSTGHLAYANAGHIYPLVWSHQAIREGANRTPSSVQVEPTFLKTRGIPLGILPVWRGKGDSFTINPGEVFLVTSDGITEATVVQETTDGSPAIRSMLQQEGLWKLLQQQEQLNLDGLLAAIREHNPVQEDDQTILSLEVLLTDEN
- a CDS encoding anti-sigma regulatory factor, which produces MKTELQVPSDIRFLTIVENWLLSSLEVELGEHVDWPRQSNRFRLVLAEAYSNVIRHAHRNKPDLPVMVRLEFKDRDISLEIWDHGTGYEVDNYNPPKPEDKQESGYGWLIMNRLMDRVDYCLQIDGRNCLKLEASLPEKVTKS